The following are from one region of the Paenibacillus sabinae T27 genome:
- a CDS encoding vWA domain-containing protein — protein sequence MNQPVLFNHSWSNPFLPTGGAEKIYLLIEAHGVGRMNDAKNRAPINLSLVLDRSGSMSGVPLMYSKKACRFVADQMNVNDLLSLVAFDDHVRTVLPPAKVMHKDLIKQRIDTIEAGGTTNLSGGLIEGAQYVQKNKAEGMVNRVILLSDGHANEGITDREKLFAIAKEYRSSGVGISAMGVGDGFDEELMEGIAEHGGGNFYFIDKADDIPSIFQQELQGLLSVVAQNLKLRLIPSGGTQIVGLYGYPVDDQEGHPIIHAGDLYQDEVKSVLVELAFHPHTQGEHNVLQLSWEYVDVTENAASCSITFDVMAVFTSDINLLNVPKNSEVVQQVELTKSAKVIEEAMAAFDQGDMEQGQKLLKAQADQMLQMSVTMSSPVMAEESAKLYNQLENFEYSSKKRKELHQEKYRRMKRK from the coding sequence ATGAATCAACCTGTGTTGTTTAACCATTCATGGAGTAATCCGTTTTTGCCGACTGGGGGAGCGGAGAAGATTTATCTCCTCATCGAAGCACATGGGGTTGGAAGGATGAATGACGCCAAAAACCGCGCTCCGATCAATCTTTCTCTGGTATTGGACCGCAGTGGGTCCATGTCGGGAGTGCCGTTGATGTACAGCAAAAAAGCGTGTCGGTTTGTAGCTGATCAGATGAATGTCAATGATTTACTCAGTCTAGTTGCATTTGATGACCATGTCAGAACCGTTTTACCGCCTGCAAAAGTGATGCATAAGGATCTGATCAAGCAGCGTATTGATACAATTGAAGCTGGTGGAACAACGAATCTCAGCGGAGGCTTGATTGAAGGTGCGCAGTATGTCCAGAAGAACAAGGCCGAAGGGATGGTGAACCGTGTAATTCTATTGTCTGACGGCCATGCCAACGAAGGGATCACGGATCGCGAGAAGCTGTTTGCAATTGCAAAGGAATACCGTTCTTCTGGTGTTGGGATCAGTGCTATGGGCGTCGGAGACGGTTTCGATGAAGAATTGATGGAAGGCATTGCGGAGCATGGCGGCGGAAACTTCTACTTTATCGATAAGGCAGATGACATTCCTTCGATTTTTCAACAAGAGTTACAAGGGCTGCTATCCGTAGTCGCTCAGAATCTCAAGCTTAGGCTGATCCCATCGGGTGGAACACAAATTGTCGGACTTTACGGGTATCCGGTGGATGATCAAGAAGGGCATCCTATTATCCACGCCGGCGACCTTTATCAGGATGAGGTAAAGTCCGTTCTCGTAGAATTGGCTTTTCATCCTCATACGCAGGGTGAGCATAATGTTCTCCAATTATCCTGGGAGTACGTTGATGTCACGGAGAACGCTGCATCTTGCAGCATTACCTTTGATGTAATGGCTGTTTTCACGTCGGATATCAATTTGCTAAACGTGCCCAAAAATTCCGAAGTGGTACAGCAGGTTGAACTGACCAAATCTGCGAAAGTCATCGAAGAAGCCATGGCAGCGTTCGATCAGGGGGATATGGAACAAGGTCAGAAACTGCTGAAAGCTCAGGCTGATCAAATGCTTCAAATGTCCGTCACCATGAGCAGCCCGGTCATGGCCGAAGAATCAGCGAAGCTATACAATCAGCTAGAGAATTTCGAGTATTCCAGCAAGAAGCGTAAGGAGCTACATCAAGAAAAGTATCGCCGGATGAAACGAAAATAG
- a CDS encoding PD-(D/E)XK nuclease family protein, with translation MDLIDRLYQKINEAPLSPKVLLARSYAQGQQLLEQICKRYGAVFNVEVQTLRGIVTAKTKSELFRRKISLLDEGQAVWVVRELMKQLAIENPMTYINESMLKPGIVNQVNRVISDMRLAGLRSDEVKAECFTNLHKGKYLKRLLASYETYLKENGRTDVAGLADYLKPGGDETVYLAFVPTGWTLVERNMIHKLSGDRFCFLDSDAPFYKNEDFSTNRFSMFRATGSLAEVREGFRRILSDHAALDRMEIILSDYEHYAPIIHSHAEALGVAYTLSNGLPLVFCDAGKAVVGALDWIAEGFPVKRLAEILRHGYISFSDERWSRTDWIRLLEKSGIGWGRERYLALLRPERLSEEEREQGTALFTYVKDWFDRLPEGNEWNPLILLEWLTDFVQKHVPARSLDDANVGATLREMKKHYSASPSEPMPMDLAVQYVKEMLAGIRIRVTATPKPGAIHISSLQNGGWSGRDRTWILGMDERTWSISAVQDPLLLDQERITLSKHLEPAKERAKNVRSERESRLSQIRGEIWLSYSSYDVGEQKSQGPAFEMLQVLRLQSGDSSLDFGALEHSLGEPYSVMEIMHAAELAASFDEIDAWTILLHESNGKSKDGRQIILQTYPHLAAGYQAQNYRLNEKLSAYDGWLEIDTFANSTDLDSIQRRDTISVSQLEKYASCGLQYYFYYVLKLRPKEVSEFDRTRWLQASERGSLLHDVFRRYLEDVTNKGTKRGVHNRGRLAEIMEIVIRENELCIPAPNMHVFAKECEEIRRDVEIFYLNEVGKTDQPCFFELELTTHDGEPIEINLSSGIRFKLKGFVDRVDRIGPHEYRIIDYKTGSTSKYKATEYFSGGTQLQHAIYSIAVEQWLRETGKDPEAKVTEAEYYFPTERGRGENVRRTQNRREELTAIVANLLESRNRGIYVPAKDSKVCGWCDYQAVCGSHVEWMVGKRESSVNADILNTLLEVERHG, from the coding sequence ATGGATCTGATCGATCGGTTGTATCAGAAAATCAACGAGGCTCCATTGTCTCCGAAAGTGTTGCTGGCCAGATCCTATGCCCAAGGACAACAACTGCTCGAGCAGATATGCAAGCGTTATGGAGCTGTCTTTAACGTAGAAGTGCAGACTCTTCGCGGAATAGTGACCGCAAAAACAAAGTCAGAGCTGTTTCGCAGAAAAATCAGTCTGCTTGATGAGGGGCAGGCGGTTTGGGTTGTCCGTGAGTTGATGAAGCAGTTGGCCATAGAGAATCCGATGACTTATATAAACGAGTCCATGCTGAAGCCGGGTATCGTCAATCAAGTGAATCGTGTTATATCCGATATGCGGTTGGCCGGTCTTCGTTCTGATGAAGTGAAGGCGGAGTGTTTCACGAATCTGCATAAAGGCAAATATTTGAAAAGATTGCTAGCATCCTATGAGACGTATCTGAAGGAAAATGGACGGACGGATGTTGCCGGACTGGCTGACTACTTGAAACCAGGAGGGGACGAAACCGTCTATCTGGCGTTTGTTCCAACAGGGTGGACGTTGGTGGAACGGAACATGATCCACAAACTGTCGGGGGATCGTTTCTGCTTCCTAGATTCGGATGCTCCATTTTATAAAAACGAAGACTTCTCAACCAATAGATTTTCGATGTTCCGGGCGACAGGAAGTTTAGCGGAGGTCAGAGAGGGTTTTCGAAGAATACTATCGGACCATGCGGCTCTTGATCGAATGGAAATCATTTTGTCTGATTATGAGCATTATGCACCCATTATTCACTCGCATGCCGAAGCACTAGGCGTCGCATATACGCTGTCGAACGGGCTGCCGCTTGTATTTTGTGATGCTGGGAAAGCGGTTGTAGGTGCACTTGATTGGATTGCAGAAGGCTTCCCGGTAAAGAGGCTTGCGGAAATACTGCGACATGGCTATATTTCGTTTTCAGATGAACGCTGGTCTCGCACCGATTGGATTCGTTTGCTGGAGAAGTCCGGTATTGGTTGGGGGAGGGAACGGTATCTTGCATTACTTCGTCCAGAACGACTGAGTGAGGAAGAGCGGGAGCAAGGCACTGCTTTATTTACTTACGTGAAAGATTGGTTTGATCGGCTGCCCGAAGGCAATGAATGGAATCCGCTTATCCTGTTAGAGTGGTTGACGGATTTTGTTCAGAAACATGTGCCGGCACGGTCACTGGATGATGCAAATGTAGGAGCAACGTTGAGGGAGATGAAGAAGCATTACTCAGCAAGTCCATCTGAACCAATGCCGATGGATTTGGCTGTTCAGTACGTGAAAGAGATGTTAGCAGGGATTCGTATTCGCGTCACGGCAACACCGAAACCGGGTGCGATTCACATTAGCTCTCTGCAAAACGGCGGGTGGAGCGGGAGAGACCGGACTTGGATCTTGGGTATGGATGAGAGAACTTGGAGTATATCTGCAGTACAAGACCCTCTTCTCTTGGACCAAGAACGTATTACGCTGTCTAAGCACTTGGAGCCTGCCAAGGAACGTGCGAAGAATGTCAGGAGCGAACGTGAGTCCCGGCTGTCTCAAATTCGGGGCGAGATATGGTTAAGCTATTCCTCTTATGATGTAGGTGAGCAAAAGAGCCAAGGTCCAGCTTTTGAAATGCTTCAAGTTCTGCGGCTGCAGTCAGGGGATTCGTCATTAGATTTTGGTGCATTGGAGCACTCATTAGGTGAACCTTACAGTGTTATGGAAATCATGCATGCCGCTGAGCTAGCTGCTTCGTTTGACGAAATCGATGCCTGGACCATACTTCTCCACGAATCGAACGGTAAATCAAAGGATGGCAGGCAGATTATTCTCCAGACATATCCTCATCTTGCTGCGGGTTACCAAGCTCAAAATTACCGTCTGAATGAGAAGCTATCAGCGTATGACGGGTGGTTGGAAATCGACACGTTTGCAAATTCTACTGATTTAGATAGCATTCAGCGCCGAGATACCATAAGTGTAAGTCAGTTGGAGAAGTATGCTAGCTGTGGGCTGCAATACTATTTTTATTATGTCTTGAAGCTTCGTCCCAAGGAAGTCTCGGAATTTGATCGGACCCGCTGGCTGCAAGCAAGCGAAAGAGGCTCCTTACTGCACGACGTGTTTAGAAGGTACTTAGAGGATGTTACGAACAAGGGAACGAAACGGGGTGTACATAACAGAGGCCGGTTGGCTGAAATAATGGAAATAGTGATCAGAGAGAACGAGCTGTGCATCCCTGCTCCTAATATGCATGTATTCGCCAAGGAGTGTGAGGAAATCCGGCGTGATGTGGAAATCTTTTATCTCAATGAAGTCGGTAAAACGGATCAACCATGCTTCTTCGAATTGGAGCTCACGACCCATGATGGAGAGCCAATAGAGATTAATTTGTCCAGTGGCATTCGATTTAAGCTGAAGGGCTTCGTCGATCGGGTCGATCGAATAGGACCACACGAGTACCGCATTATTGATTATAAAACGGGCAGCACCAGTAAGTACAAGGCTACAGAATATTTCAGCGGCGGAACTCAGCTGCAGCATGCTATCTATTCCATTGCTGTAGAGCAATGGCTCCGCGAAACGGGAAAAGACCCTGAAGCCAAGGTTACTGAGGCCGAATACTATTTCCCGACAGAGCGTGGGCGTGGCGAGAATGTAAGGCGAACTCAGAACCGGAGAGAAGAGCTGACTGCCATCGTTGCTAATTTGCTGGAATCCCGGAATAGAGGGATCTACGTCCCGGCCAAGGACTCGAAGGTCTGCGGGTGGTGTGATTACCAAGCCGTGTGCGGGTCTCATGTGGAGTGGATGGTAGGCAAACGGGAGTCGTCTGTAAATGCTGATATTTTAAATACGCTGCTAGAGGTGGAGAGACATGGTTGA
- a CDS encoding UvrD-helicase domain-containing protein, with product MVELNGLMAPADQADRDRILTDLDTTLLVEAGAGSGKTTSLVGRLLALIESGVNVRQIAAITFTNKAADEMKERFRLTLEKAYRRSSEGSIVRERLSEALGNLDLIFIGTIHSFCGSLLRERPIEAGLDPSFEEMDEVSDKRFRAICWDEYMAELDKEARLQFEELLSLRVDVNTLRDVFNRVSLFTDVELPCEVRERPGFDRIRDTLFPLLDAAAPYIPTVEPEKGWDTVQRLVRQTRQKMRYIDLSDDMRMLEIAKEFDRKLDVTLNRWTSKEHAGEMKRSFSEWQFNVLFPFLQAWREYMYPKLICFVRPVLDDYKARRYAAGKMNFQDLLMEAAKLVRENSEVRDYFAERYQRLLVDEFQDTDPIQAELIFLLTGNSADGGFEKNWRRLTPRLGSLFVVGDPKQSIYRFRRADISIYNEVKARILECGAVCRLTANFRSVHSIGDFINGQFVGTFPSSETEVQAPFVKMETRADDPKGARKPPHGIYVLNYPKMPGGKAVVAQTDAEQIARYISWACHNGNLQILDRDGETRNAVPSDFLILTKTREFIHLYAEQLDLLGIPADTSGSTTVYEEQLALLQLARYLEDFADKPALLAVMRGMLFGLSDRQLWAYKQEGFSFSLFDLPALEACSDEAKAVVTVLGRLRKYKGWIRTLSAATAFSRIVDDLGILPYVSTLPAGSVRAGTLVRMLQLLYGDLAVSSSWSELCRLIEHILADRGMETSSLYAGGNQAVRIMNLHKAKGLEAPVVFLACPCGESDHDATQYIDRSADPAAGYFTISKSIGEFKKEVIAQPLGWSEMNERERAFYNAEKDRLLYVAATRPKQMLVISLYPDQPANCPWISLVDGMDFARELDVPAMKPEKKTELTVGPDLQNVAKIRKQRLDVIANPTYAVMSVTGQTKATGDKPEWSAEGKGMAFGSVVHRTIELLGKGLPESELEDTVRFLADEEGLVADLISEATRVVRNVITSELWQRSLRARRRLFEVPLMIRKNADKVSVFSDVGEAGSGVADELEGTGSNKYTYVRGVIDFLFEEEDGWVIVDFKTDSLTEEKLQSFIDFYRPQVQAYTSEWAETFGYKVKEAGLYFAQLGIWAK from the coding sequence ATGGTTGAATTAAATGGCCTTATGGCACCTGCAGATCAGGCTGACCGTGATCGGATCCTTACGGATTTGGATACGACGTTGCTTGTTGAGGCAGGAGCTGGATCAGGTAAAACGACCAGTTTGGTTGGCAGACTTCTTGCGCTGATCGAATCCGGTGTTAACGTTAGGCAAATCGCCGCCATTACGTTCACCAACAAAGCTGCAGACGAGATGAAGGAACGTTTCAGACTGACTTTGGAGAAAGCCTATCGGAGATCATCGGAGGGTTCTATAGTCCGTGAGCGATTGTCCGAGGCGCTGGGGAATCTTGATCTGATCTTTATCGGGACTATCCATTCTTTCTGTGGATCGTTATTGCGCGAGCGTCCCATTGAGGCAGGGCTGGATCCTTCTTTTGAAGAAATGGACGAAGTAAGCGATAAGCGATTCCGAGCGATTTGTTGGGATGAATACATGGCTGAGCTGGATAAAGAAGCACGGTTACAATTCGAAGAGTTATTGTCACTGCGGGTGGATGTGAACACACTTCGGGATGTATTTAACCGTGTGTCTTTGTTTACGGATGTTGAGCTTCCTTGTGAGGTGCGGGAGCGGCCGGGCTTTGATCGAATTCGGGATACACTGTTTCCTTTGCTCGATGCTGCAGCGCCTTATATTCCGACAGTGGAGCCTGAAAAGGGCTGGGATACGGTTCAGAGACTTGTCCGACAGACGCGTCAGAAGATGCGTTACATCGACTTGTCGGATGATATGCGAATGCTCGAGATCGCCAAAGAGTTTGACCGCAAGCTCGACGTGACGCTGAACAGGTGGACATCCAAAGAACATGCCGGCGAGATGAAGAGAAGTTTTTCCGAATGGCAGTTCAACGTACTCTTTCCGTTCCTTCAGGCATGGCGTGAATATATGTATCCGAAGCTGATCTGCTTCGTTCGGCCTGTGCTTGATGATTACAAGGCACGTCGCTATGCCGCGGGCAAAATGAATTTTCAGGACTTGCTCATGGAAGCTGCCAAGCTTGTACGTGAGAATAGTGAAGTAAGAGACTATTTCGCCGAACGATACCAGAGGCTGCTTGTCGATGAATTTCAAGATACCGATCCGATTCAAGCGGAGCTGATTTTTCTGCTAACGGGGAACTCTGCAGACGGGGGATTCGAGAAAAACTGGCGGCGGCTTACCCCGCGGCTAGGTTCTTTGTTCGTGGTCGGGGATCCGAAACAGTCCATCTATCGTTTCCGCAGGGCGGATATTTCCATATATAACGAAGTCAAGGCGCGCATCCTGGAGTGCGGTGCGGTTTGTCGTCTAACAGCTAATTTCCGTTCGGTACATTCCATTGGCGATTTCATCAATGGTCAGTTTGTCGGCACGTTCCCGTCTTCGGAAACGGAGGTCCAGGCTCCTTTTGTTAAGATGGAGACACGTGCCGATGATCCCAAAGGTGCTCGTAAACCGCCACATGGGATTTATGTCCTTAATTATCCCAAAATGCCAGGAGGCAAAGCTGTAGTCGCTCAAACAGATGCCGAGCAGATTGCACGATATATATCGTGGGCGTGTCACAATGGCAATTTACAGATTTTAGATCGTGATGGAGAAACCCGAAATGCGGTTCCGAGTGATTTTCTGATTCTAACTAAAACGAGGGAGTTCATCCACCTGTACGCAGAACAGCTGGATTTGTTGGGCATACCGGCTGATACTTCGGGCAGCACAACGGTTTATGAGGAGCAGCTGGCATTACTGCAACTGGCACGGTATTTAGAGGATTTCGCTGATAAACCGGCTCTACTCGCAGTCATGCGCGGCATGCTGTTTGGCTTAAGTGATCGGCAATTATGGGCCTATAAGCAGGAGGGATTTTCGTTCTCCTTATTTGACTTGCCGGCATTGGAAGCATGCAGTGATGAGGCCAAGGCAGTAGTTACGGTACTTGGAAGGCTTCGGAAATATAAAGGGTGGATTCGCACGTTAAGCGCGGCCACCGCGTTCAGCAGAATCGTGGATGATCTCGGTATTCTGCCATACGTGTCGACGCTGCCGGCAGGCTCTGTTCGCGCGGGGACGCTGGTGAGAATGCTGCAGCTGTTATATGGAGATCTTGCGGTGAGTTCAAGCTGGTCGGAATTGTGTCGATTGATCGAGCACATACTCGCGGATCGAGGGATGGAGACATCGAGCCTTTACGCCGGCGGCAACCAGGCTGTCCGGATTATGAATCTGCATAAAGCCAAAGGACTAGAAGCACCCGTAGTGTTCTTGGCCTGTCCCTGCGGGGAGTCTGATCATGATGCGACGCAGTATATTGATCGTTCCGCCGATCCGGCTGCAGGTTACTTTACGATAAGTAAATCGATCGGAGAGTTCAAAAAGGAAGTGATCGCTCAACCCTTAGGCTGGAGTGAGATGAACGAACGGGAGCGGGCTTTCTACAATGCAGAGAAAGACCGGTTGCTCTATGTCGCGGCTACACGTCCAAAGCAGATGTTGGTCATCAGTCTTTATCCTGATCAGCCGGCGAACTGCCCTTGGATATCGCTTGTAGATGGTATGGATTTCGCGCGTGAGCTTGATGTGCCGGCGATGAAGCCGGAGAAGAAGACTGAGTTGACAGTGGGGCCGGATTTGCAAAACGTGGCGAAAATTCGTAAACAGAGGTTAGATGTGATTGCTAATCCTACCTATGCGGTTATGTCAGTTACCGGTCAAACCAAAGCAACTGGAGATAAGCCGGAATGGTCCGCGGAAGGTAAAGGAATGGCATTTGGAAGCGTTGTTCACCGTACTATTGAGCTGCTAGGCAAGGGATTACCGGAGTCGGAACTCGAGGATACTGTACGATTTTTAGCAGATGAGGAAGGCTTGGTTGCGGATCTCATAAGCGAAGCCACTCGGGTTGTAAGAAACGTAATAACCAGCGAACTCTGGCAGCGTAGCCTGCGCGCTCGCCGACGCTTATTTGAGGTGCCGCTGATGATTCGAAAGAATGCCGATAAAGTCAGCGTATTTAGCGATGTTGGGGAAGCTGGATCAGGGGTTGCGGACGAATTGGAAGGAACAGGTTCAAATAAGTATACATATGTTCGTGGAGTCATTGATTTCCTCTTCGAGGAAGAGGATGGCTGGGTTATTGTTGATTTCAAGACGGACAGTTTAACAGAAGAGAAGCTGCAATCGTTCATTGACTTCTACCGGCCGCAGGTGCAGGCTTATACGTCGGAATGGGCAGAGACTTTTGGTTATAAGGTGAAAGAAGCTGGGTTGTATTTTGCCCAGTTAGGAATATGGGCTAAATGA
- a CDS encoding anti-phage-associated DUF499 domain-containing protein — MKTIKSACQLHPKALEINVGDQIEQLDQIIHDTNGQDYFKKTFITDGMKTLLSKGMARLAGKSNDTVFHLKQAMGGGKTHLMVGFGLLARDSALREKQIGSIPYQSDFASASIAAFNGRNNPHTYFWGEIARQLGKEGLFREYWESGAKAPDEQSWIKLFEGEEPILILLDEMPPYFHYYSTQVLGHGTIADVITRAFSNMLTAAQKKKNVCIVVSDLEAAYDTGGKLIQRALDDATQELGRAEVSITPVNLESNEIYQILRKRLFLSLPDKSEIAEIASVYASRLAEAAKAKTVERSAEALANDIESTYPFHPSFKSIVALFKENEKFKQTRGLMELVSRLLKSVWESSDDVYLIGAQHFDLSIHDVREKLADISEMRDVIARDLWDSTDSAHAQIIDINSGNHYAKQVGTLLLTASLSTAVNSVKGLTQSEMLECLIDPNHQGSGFLTAFSELQKLAWYLHQTQEGRNYFSHQENLTKKLQGYADKAPQNKVDELIRHRLEEMYKPETKEAYEKVLPLPEMDEAAAVLKIGRALLIISPDGKTPPGVVANFFKDLVNKNNLLVLTGDKSSIASIDKAARHVYAVTKADMEIPDSHPQRKELDEKKAQYEQDFQTTVLSVFDKLLFPGNNRGEDVLRPKALDSTYPSNEPYNGERQVVKTLTSDPIKLYTQISENFDALRARAESLLFGSQDEARKTDLLDRMKQKTQMPWLPSRGFDQLAIEACQRGVWEDLGNGYITKKPKPKTTEVIISEDSSPDDSGTVRLRIGVVNAGNGPRIHFAEDSDVSESCPVLSDNTLATRALRVQFLAVDPTGKNLTGAPTTWKNRLTLRNRFNEVSRTVELFVAPKGIIKYTLDGSEARNGTEYTGPIQLGDEETTVYVFAECEGLEEKRNFTFYKSGSKEVPIMKEAPAIWSSPSPKRLDSSSKTYEGLKMAKEKCIEFEQVTLMVGSAPKVIHLSLGEMKISAGFIERELTHLQTLLSPDAPVIMTFKKAYTPTGFDLEQFAKQLGIEIGNGEVEQK; from the coding sequence ATGAAAACAATCAAATCAGCTTGTCAATTACATCCCAAGGCACTTGAAATAAATGTTGGTGATCAGATCGAGCAACTGGATCAGATTATTCATGATACTAACGGACAGGATTACTTCAAGAAAACATTCATAACAGATGGTATGAAGACTCTTCTTTCCAAAGGTATGGCACGTCTTGCCGGAAAGTCAAACGATACAGTGTTCCATCTTAAACAAGCTATGGGTGGTGGTAAAACACACTTAATGGTTGGTTTTGGACTCCTAGCAAGAGATTCAGCGCTTCGGGAGAAACAAATAGGCTCTATTCCGTATCAGTCTGATTTTGCTTCGGCAAGTATAGCTGCCTTTAATGGGCGTAACAATCCTCATACTTATTTCTGGGGAGAAATTGCTCGACAGTTAGGTAAAGAGGGTCTTTTCAGGGAATATTGGGAATCAGGTGCAAAGGCGCCGGATGAACAGTCATGGATAAAACTGTTCGAAGGTGAAGAGCCTATTCTTATACTATTGGATGAAATGCCGCCATATTTCCATTATTACAGCACTCAGGTATTGGGGCATGGAACGATCGCAGACGTGATTACCAGAGCATTTTCTAACATGCTGACAGCAGCTCAGAAAAAGAAAAATGTTTGTATTGTAGTATCTGACCTGGAGGCCGCCTATGATACTGGCGGAAAGTTGATACAGCGTGCTCTTGATGATGCTACACAGGAGTTGGGACGTGCGGAGGTTTCGATTACTCCGGTTAACTTAGAATCTAATGAAATCTATCAAATTCTTCGTAAACGGCTCTTTCTCTCGTTGCCTGATAAAAGCGAGATAGCAGAGATTGCCTCCGTTTATGCGTCAAGGTTGGCAGAAGCAGCAAAGGCCAAAACAGTTGAAAGAAGTGCTGAAGCATTAGCCAACGACATTGAGTCAACATACCCATTTCATCCAAGCTTCAAGAGTATTGTTGCCCTGTTTAAGGAAAATGAAAAGTTTAAACAAACGCGTGGTTTGATGGAATTGGTTTCACGTCTCTTGAAATCGGTTTGGGAAAGCAGCGATGACGTGTATCTGATTGGTGCTCAGCACTTTGATCTTTCCATTCATGATGTCCGTGAGAAGCTTGCTGATATCTCAGAAATGCGTGATGTAATTGCAAGAGACCTATGGGATTCCACGGACAGCGCCCATGCGCAGATCATCGACATCAACAGCGGGAATCATTATGCAAAACAGGTTGGAACTTTGTTGCTGACTGCGAGTCTTTCAACCGCAGTCAATTCCGTAAAGGGTCTTACTCAAAGTGAAATGCTTGAATGCTTAATCGATCCCAATCACCAAGGAAGTGGGTTTTTAACCGCGTTCAGTGAGCTTCAAAAATTAGCGTGGTATTTACACCAAACTCAAGAAGGCCGTAACTATTTCAGTCACCAGGAAAACTTAACAAAAAAGCTGCAAGGCTATGCGGATAAAGCTCCGCAGAACAAGGTGGATGAACTGATCCGCCATCGTCTTGAAGAGATGTATAAGCCGGAAACCAAAGAAGCTTATGAAAAAGTATTGCCTTTGCCTGAAATGGACGAAGCAGCGGCTGTTCTAAAGATAGGTCGGGCACTTTTGATTATTAGTCCTGATGGAAAGACCCCTCCGGGTGTTGTTGCAAATTTTTTTAAGGATTTGGTTAACAAAAACAATCTGCTGGTTTTGACTGGGGATAAGTCATCTATTGCGAGTATTGATAAAGCTGCCCGCCATGTCTATGCAGTAACAAAAGCGGATATGGAAATTCCCGATTCACATCCGCAGCGAAAAGAGCTTGATGAGAAGAAAGCTCAATATGAACAGGATTTCCAAACCACTGTTCTTTCCGTGTTCGACAAACTTCTCTTTCCGGGAAACAATAGAGGGGAAGATGTGCTACGTCCCAAAGCACTCGATAGTACGTATCCATCCAATGAACCCTACAATGGTGAACGACAGGTTGTAAAAACGTTAACTTCTGACCCCATCAAATTATATACCCAGATCAGTGAAAACTTTGATGCTCTTCGTGCCAGAGCCGAGTCTTTGCTTTTCGGTTCTCAGGATGAGGCGCGGAAGACTGACTTACTCGACAGAATGAAGCAGAAGACTCAAATGCCGTGGCTTCCTAGTCGTGGATTTGATCAGTTGGCCATTGAAGCTTGCCAGCGTGGTGTATGGGAGGATTTGGGTAATGGATACATTACGAAGAAACCGAAACCCAAAACAACAGAGGTCATTATTAGTGAAGATTCATCACCGGATGATTCAGGCACGGTGCGTTTAAGGATTGGTGTGGTAAATGCAGGAAATGGCCCTCGAATCCACTTTGCAGAGGACAGCGATGTTTCCGAAAGCTGCCCAGTACTGAGTGACAACACACTGGCAACAAGAGCACTGCGAGTTCAGTTTCTTGCTGTCGATCCCACAGGAAAGAACCTAACTGGTGCTCCTACAACATGGAAGAATCGACTGACACTGCGCAATCGGTTTAACGAAGTTTCTCGAACAGTAGAACTGTTTGTTGCACCGAAAGGTATAATAAAGTACACCTTAGATGGTTCTGAAGCTCGAAACGGAACTGAATATACAGGTCCTATCCAATTGGGAGATGAAGAGACGACAGTTTATGTCTTTGCTGAATGTGAAGGCCTTGAGGAAAAACGCAATTTTACCTTTTACAAGTCAGGCTCAAAGGAAGTTCCCATTATGAAAGAGGCCCCTGCGATTTGGTCCAGTCCATCACCAAAACGATTGGACAGTTCCTCGAAAACATATGAGGGACTGAAGATGGCCAAGGAGAAATGCATTGAATTTGAACAGGTGACGCTGATGGTGGGTTCTGCACCTAAGGTCATCCATCTTTCCCTTGGTGAAATGAAGATCAGTGCAGGGTTTATTGAAAGGGAGCTGACACATCTTCAAACCCTCCTTAGCCCGGATGCACCTGTAATTATGACATTTAAAAAAGCCTATACGCCAACCGGTTTTGATTTGGAGCAATTTGCCAAACAGCTAGGGATTGAGATAGGTAACGGAGAGGTAGAACAAAAATGA
- a CDS encoding anti-phage-associated DUF3780 domain-containing protein, protein MSGTTDFGAPTEFGMHHFYVDIPAAPRDAICIYEDFGFDGDEARRETVECRLILARELWNKIRDDARRDFNARLKSKKQSTGSWTIGKVKLDRFLGRELCVLGWAAEHASPDDCLVICQKWLALRPEERWWLYSKTASEAGHDSQSDRGWRKALYCALSDGSNIKLEPKKKPKTKQKPEQQEALTLFDFIEKGDI, encoded by the coding sequence ATGAGTGGCACTACTGATTTTGGGGCGCCAACAGAATTTGGGATGCACCATTTCTATGTGGACATTCCCGCGGCTCCTCGTGATGCTATCTGTATTTATGAGGATTTTGGTTTCGATGGCGATGAGGCTCGCCGCGAAACGGTTGAATGCAGACTGATTCTTGCTCGTGAGCTTTGGAACAAAATCCGGGATGACGCCAGACGAGACTTTAATGCACGCTTAAAAAGTAAAAAGCAAAGTACAGGCAGTTGGACAATCGGGAAAGTCAAGCTGGACCGCTTTCTGGGTAGAGAGTTATGTGTCCTTGGCTGGGCAGCGGAGCATGCCTCACCTGATGATTGCCTTGTCATATGCCAAAAATGGCTGGCTTTACGTCCCGAAGAACGCTGGTGGCTTTACAGCAAAACTGCCTCGGAGGCAGGGCATGACAGTCAATCCGATCGTGGCTGGCGCAAAGCACTCTACTGTGCATTGTCTGACGGCTCCAATATTAAGCTAGAACCCAAAAAGAAGCCAAAGACAAAACAGAAACCAGAACAACAAGAGGCCCTGACTCTTTTTGATTTTATAGAAAAGGGAGATATCTAA